The genomic stretch CAACCCACGGGCCGGTGAGTGTGTCGTAGTGGGCTTGAGTGAATCCGTGTTGGCCGATCAGGTCTTGCACCACAACGGCCCATACTGCGTCCCATACTGCGTCCCGTGCTGCGACCCGTGCTGCGTCCCATGCTGCGGCCCATACTGCGTCCCATACTGCGTCCCGTGCTGTGACCCGTACTGCGTCCCGTGCTGCGACCCGTGCTGCGTCCCGTGCTGCGACCCGTGCTGCGACCCGTGCTGCGGCTCGTTCCGCTTCGGTGTCGGTGAGTGTCGCCGCCCGACGGATTATCGCTACCACCTGTTGCCAATTAGGGCCAAACGTCGCTTCCAGCTCCCAATCCCAAATCTGGCGGTGACCCACCATCTCCTGTTTCAACGTGTCAAACGTCGTCGCCTCGTTGTCGTTGAAATCGACACCGAACCCGAATTTGGCGCCCACCTGTTCGATTATGAAGGCGTCGCCTTTCTGCGGGGCGCACTGACGCAACGCCTGATACCAGCATTCTTTCTCGCCGTCAGACCATGAGCCTTGCATCCAGTTGTCACCATGGTTGAGGCGTTCGAGCACGTCGTCTACCGGCACTTCGATCATTGGTTCGTTCATTTCATTCTCCTTTGTCATCATGTGGTCAAGCGTTCGCAATAGGTGCACTTCAACACGGCGTAGCCCGACCGGGTAGAGCGGCCAGTCCACACCCATTTGTGGAACGGACGATACCAGCTGGCTCGTCGACAGAATGGATGATGCACCCGAGGGTCGGGGTCTTCCCACACGTCGCGGGTCATGTCAGCATCGCTAACAGGATCAGACCGGGCAACGCTCCGACCACCACAATTACGAGCACCCATTCGGCGATACGTTCCACGTTCATTTGTCCTCCGTTGCTCGACGGAACGTTCGCCATGCAGGCCAGATACCCAGAGCGTAGTGACGGCGTGCCGCCCAACGACCAGAACCTCGGTCGCATCCCAAGTAGCGCCAGCTTTGTTTCAAGAACCAGCTCATTTGTCCTCCGTTGCTCTACGGGCTTTCACCCATGTCCTCCAACGCCCAAGGCGTGATGATCTCGTCACGCACCACCGATCGGACACGGTGCAGGTCTGCCCGTAGCTGTTCGATCTCGGCGTCTTTGTCGGTGCCGATCTCACCCGACCTCACCGCCATAAGCGCCGACGTAGCCGCCGCACGCTCGTCTACACCCCACTTGTGTCGCGCTTCCCAGCAATCCCACCCGCGCGGGTGTCCGAGAAGGTTCATTGCGTCGTCAATATGTTGCGGCTCGTTCATGGTGTTGACTCCCTCGCCGCACACGATCCGAAGAACTCGCCAGATGAGAACAGCGCCCCACAGCGGACGCATCGGTACCACTTGTCAAAGCCAAATGCTTCCGACCAATCGGCCGCACGTTTCGTGAGATACGTTCGCTGAATCGGTCCGTGGTTCATGGTGTTGACCTCTGAACTGCGCCGTGTCGCCCGCAGCGCCCTTTCACTAGAACACGGCCGCACGTCATCGCATAGGGGCCGTCCCAAACGGTCTCGGGGCAATGCTTTATCAACTCAGGTGAATGGACGAATTGGGCAGAACACGAGGACGGATGCGAATGGGTTGCGGCGAGGGATGGTTCGGCCTCTACCATTGCCGTGAGACACGCGCGGCACAGGTCCCACACTGGCGAATCGTCACAGTTGGCCCCGCATTCCGTACACGGCGTGTCGTCGTTCATGGCGACACCTCTCCTTCTACGATGAGGCGAGCACGAACCCCTGCCTCTTTCACGGCACGTAAACCGTCTGAGTCACAAAGTTCGTTGGTAACGATCTCATCGAGCAGGTTCTCATACACGCCCATCTCTTCACACCATTCGTGAAGTTTGGCCAGTGCTTTCATTTCGTAGGTAACAATCTCACCCGACTTCACCCGTTTCAACGCAATGGTCTGTCCCGTGTATAGGGCAGCGGTCATTATCGACCCGTTCGGGTTGTTGCTTGCCGCCTGCTGTTCCATTATCAGTGAGGCTTCGGCGATTGCGTCGTCAATATGTTGCGGCTCGTTCATGGTGTTGACTTCCTCGCTGCGGCACGTTTGTCCCGTTCGGCCAGAAGACGATTCAGCCCCCTTCGACGATTCGCCAACAGTTGCTCGGCGTCGGTGACCGCCCATCTTGCCGCTGAAATTTCTATCAATAGCGCCTCATTGTCTGCCCGTGGCGCATCGTGGTCGTTCATGGTGTTGACTCCCTCCGCTCTGGGATCGTTTCCTTCGCCCATACCTCTCTCCTTCTCTCCTTCGTGTGGTGGGGAGTGTTCAGTGTAGCACATGCTAAGGTTCGCCGCCATGAAACGTAGAACCTTTATGGGCATCACCACTACAACGGTCGCGGCGCCGATACGCCTCCCTGACGCGTGAGGGTCGGTGCCCTGTGTGCGGGGTCCGGTGCCCTGGAGCTCGGCCTACCGTGGGAACACGAGCTAGTCTGGGTTTCAGAAATAGATTCCAATGCCTCGACGATTCTCGAGGAAAGATTCGGCGTTCCGAACCTCGGGGATTTAACTGAAATATCCAACCCGCCGGCGGTGGATTTAATTACTGCCGGGTGGCCCTGTCAGCCCGTGTCCCAGGCGGGGCTCGGCAAGGGAGTAAACGACGAAAGATGGTTAATTGATGATGTCCTCAGGATCGCCGAAGAAGCGGAAGCCCAAGTCCTCATCATGGAGAACGTTCCCGGTATCTACACCGCCAACCAAGGTGAAGCCTTCCGGCGAGTTGTCACTGGACTGGCCGAGGGACGCTGGCTTGCGGAGTGGGGTCGTTTCGGAGCGTTCCAAGTTGGAGCCGCGCATCGAAGAAATCGCTGGTTCTGCATCGCTGCTCGCAACACCGACAGCTTGGCTGGGGCGCAGGCCATCACACTCGGACACGACCCGGCCGGGATGCTCGGGGGCGGGTACTGGCAGGGAGCTGACGCGGGATATAGCGAAGCTCCCACCGACACCAGCGGGAGCGGACGGACACCGGGGACCGGACCTCAAGAGGGCACAGCGACCGAACTCGGGGGGCATGGACCTGACGACGACGGTAGAGAGGATGCTGCCCACCCCGACGACACAGGACGCGGCGAACACGGCGGGACCATCACAGATGAAGCGGAATTCTCTGCCGTTGAACACGTTGGTGACGTTGCTGCCGACGCCAGCGGCGAGTATGCCGAACGACGGGGAGGACGTCATCCAGTGGATGGAGAGGAAGAACCGGCACGCCAACAAGAAGAACCCGACCAGAGCCGGCATTCCACTTCCGATCGCAGTGCAGCTACTCCCGACAGCAACAGCTTCGGACTCGAAGGGGGGGCGGAGGGACACGGCGAGGAAGGAAACGTGGACTTCGAATCCCGGCGTGACCCTGACCGACGCAGCGCAGTCGATTGGGGAAAATACACTCCCGCCATCGAACGATGGGAATATCTCATCGGACGACCAGCCCCCAACCCCGTTTCCGATGTCGGAAGACTGAGTCCCCGGTTTGTCGAATGGCACATGGGGCTGCCCGACGGGTGGGTCACCGACATTATTGAGAAACGCACCCATTCCCTGAGGATTCTTGGAAATGGTGTGGTCCCACAGCAGGCCCACCATGCCATCCTTCAGCTCAGTGAACGTTTACAAACAACGGTTGTTAACGAGCCTGAACAGATGGGGTTGTTCTAGCGCCAAGTAATAATCTCGCCGCGTTCCTCGCGGTTGTGCATTTGCTGTGGGTGACGATACGCCATTGAACGGCACTGGGTCGAACAGTATTTGCGGGCACGGCCAATCCTCGGCCAGCGCACCTCCATCTTGCGGTCACACCACAAGCAGTGTGATTTATCCATCTCCATAATTGTATTTCCCTTCCAGATATTCTCGGAAATCTGACTGGCGGATTCTCTTGTATCGCCCATTGCCGGCGTTGATGTGCGGTATGTCTCCGGCCTGCACCATGTTGCGAACCTTGCGTTCGGACAGGCCCAACAGTTCGGCCACATATTCAAGGCTCCACAATACCAAGTCTTCGTCGATTTCTCGGGACTCTGAAACGATGGTCACCTGCCGACGCAACTGTTGTATCTCCTTGGCGGCGTCATCCAGCAGTGCTGAGTACGGCTCCATCCCGTCCTTCCACGACAGGTGGGCGGCGTTCTCCTGGAGTTGCCACACGATGTCTTCAATCTCGTCACTCATGGGGTAGAATTTTACACGTTCAACCAAGGAGTCAAGTATTTATGGAAGAATTCAACCCAAACTACGAGGAAATAGTGAATGTAATCAACCAAAAGCACCCAGAAATACTGGAATGGGCGATTATGGCAGTACGTTCTGCTAAAATGGAGGCTTGGATTCAATCTGAAAGAGAACCCTCCAATGGCAGCGAAGAAAAAGACAGCAGCGACACCGACTGAAGACGACCTCGGCGGAAGCGAATCAGCCGGGACCGAAACACGCCAGTCCCTGGGTGGAGTGTCATTCAATACGACCGACGCCCGAGCCACCCCCGTTGTGTTCGACGGTAAGGAAGTAAAGACATCCACGAAGACTGCCGCCGACTACTACAAGAGCACGAACCGCGGGGGACGCGACCTCACTGATGAAGAGGTCGTGCAGGTGCTCACCGATGCGGGAGTCGAGCAGCCCAAAGGGTGAACTGGCCTCGCCCTGCGGTCGCCGTTGAACAGCGGTGGCCTCGCCCAGCGCGGGCCGACAACACGGCGCTGTCGTATTGGCCTCGCCCCGCACTGTCACCTAAGGCGGAGTATCCCAACCTACGGGAACTCATGCGCCTTCTCATCGGCGACCAAGAATGGCGGGCCGATGCCCAGTGTCGCAAGGAGGGGGTTCCCACCGAGAGGTTCTTTCCTTGGCGTGGCGAATCCCAAACTGCGGCCAAAGAATGTTGCAGTCGCTGTCCCGTGAGGCAGGAGTGCTATGATTTTGCAGTTGAGAACGACGAGAGGGGAATTTTCGGTGGAGTCCTGTTCAGTAGGTAACCGTGGAAATTAAAAAGCTTTCAGCAACGTCCATTTCTCGTTGGCTGGACTGCCCCGCATCGTGGAAAGCAATTTACTCTGCCAAAGATCGACCCTCAGAATTAAGTGGTTCCGCGGCCCAGCTCGGCTCGGCTTGCCACCGCGCCCTCGAGGAGTGGGTCGTCGAGGAACACTATCTTCAGGGTTACGACGACGTGACCGCCGAGATGCAGATGCGTTCGCTGTACCACACTGCCCATCGGGAAGTGTTCGGTGCCCGAGGCGCTGACCGGTACAACGAAGGAGCTGAACTCTGTGTGCAGTGGGTGGAGCGGACCCCATTCACCGGAGAGGTGCTGGGTACCGAGTACCGACGTGAAGCCGTGCTCGATGGCGTTGGGATCACCACCATCATGGACCGAGTAGACCGCACCCCCGACGGTGAGCTGGAAGTCGTCGACTACAAGACCAGCGTCATGCGCATGGCACCCGACGAGTTGCACAACGAGATTCAGCCTCGCTTGTATGCGTGGGCGGCTTCCCAAATCTGGGGCATCGACAACGTGTGGGTGACGCTGGATCAGTTGCGACACCAGGCGGTGAGCTCGCTGTTTACCGAAGAAGACCACGCCCGCACGGAAGAATTTGTTTTATCTGTCATTGAGGACATCAGGAAAACAGAAGAACCCGAAGAGAAACTCAATTCTAAATGTAGATTCTGTGTGCGCCGGCACCGGTGCGCCACGCTGTCTTCCCACCTGGTCGCCGGCGGACCACTCAGCCTCGGCGATGTGGACGACGTAATCGCCCAACGTTATGAAACTTCCGTCGCCATCAAGGGACTTGAATCTCGACTGGCCGATTACGACGATCTCATACGTGACCACGGTGAGGCTCAGGAAACCTCAGAATGGATGACACAGGACCACAAGGTCGTGCTGTGGCAAGGCGCACGATCGAAGCGGCCAACCGTGAGAGTCAAACCCCTCTGACGTGGCAGCGAAAGGCGACCGGGGACGGTGCGACCAGATCGCCTCTGCGCTCACCAGACGCGTCGAGCAGTGCGAATACTGTGGCACCCACGTACCGTTCGGGGAGCTTCACACGTCGCACTACGTAAGCCGTACCATCTCGTGGACGCGGACCCACCTGCCCAACCTCGTATCAGCGTGCCCGTCTTGCCATTTCAAGGTCGGATCACGCCCCGACATCCACTACCGATGGTTCGTGTACCTCAGGGGTGAAGAGGTGGAGCGGGAGATACACCAACGGACACTCTGGACCGACAAGTTCAAGTGGGCCGAGGAACGTGAGCGCCTTGAGCAGCTCGCCGTCGCAGCGTTGAGCGAACCCCTGTCACCTCAAGCCGAGGTTGGTGTGCGACGAGTGATCCGCAAGCGGAGCCTAAACCGCTGACACGTTCAGCACTGTGAGATGTTTTGGTTTGGGTCACTGAGCCCCGTGTGATTCCAGTAATCATTCTCAATGAGCTCGCCGTCCTGGTGCAGTGTTATGGCATCGACTGACCCGTAATTAATGATGCCGTCGTAGCAGGTGGCCCCATCGTCTTGGATAATCGAACCCCCATGTAAGTGTTCCGCGGCAGCGTCGTCGATGTTGACATCGTTCTCAAGCATCACAATGTTGTCGGTCACGGCGTCGCCTGCCATCGCCACCGCGTCGTCGGCTTGAGCCTGCAGGAAGCGGTGCAGTTCGACCACGGTGGCATCGCTGGCATCATCTTGGCCATGAGCTGGCCCGATGTATCGAATACTCCCGTTGATAACCTGAGCCGGCCCGATGTATCGAATACCCCCGTTGATAATCGACCAGTGTTCGGGCACCAACCCATGGACCGGTGCCGGGACTTGAGCCGGGAAGAATTGTTCACCGACG from Rhodothermales bacterium encodes the following:
- a CDS encoding helix-turn-helix domain-containing protein, with the translated sequence MSDEIEDIVWQLQENAAHLSWKDGMEPYSALLDDAAKEIQQLRRQVTIVSESREIDEDLVLWSLEYVAELLGLSERKVRNMVQAGDIPHINAGNGRYKRIRQSDFREYLEGKYNYGDG
- a CDS encoding WhiB family transcriptional regulator — protein: MRLLIGDQEWRADAQCRKEGVPTERFFPWRGESQTAAKECCSRCPVRQECYDFAVENDERGIFGGVLFSR
- a CDS encoding PD-(D/E)XK nuclease family protein, which translates into the protein MEIKKLSATSISRWLDCPASWKAIYSAKDRPSELSGSAAQLGSACHRALEEWVVEEHYLQGYDDVTAEMQMRSLYHTAHREVFGARGADRYNEGAELCVQWVERTPFTGEVLGTEYRREAVLDGVGITTIMDRVDRTPDGELEVVDYKTSVMRMAPDELHNEIQPRLYAWAASQIWGIDNVWVTLDQLRHQAVSSLFTEEDHARTEEFVLSVIEDIRKTEEPEEKLNSKCRFCVRRHRCATLSSHLVAGGPLSLGDVDDVIAQRYETSVAIKGLESRLADYDDLIRDHGEAQETSEWMTQDHKVVLWQGARSKRPTVRVKPL